A stretch of Endozoicomonas sp. SCSIO W0465 DNA encodes these proteins:
- the msrA gene encoding peptide-methionine (S)-S-oxide reductase MsrA, which produces MPVPTRHYVNGHPLIPPFPDGLQTIYLGLGCFWGAERLFWQLPGVYTTAVGYAGGYTPNPGYEEVCTGATGHTETVMVVYDPEKVTTQALLKRFWESHDPTQGMRQGNDVGTQYRSAIYTTSDEQAGLAESLRKTFSKSLREQGYSEVTTEIREAPPFYYAEEYHQQYLAKNPAGYCGLQGTGVCLG; this is translated from the coding sequence ATGCCGGTTCCAACCCGGCATTATGTGAATGGGCATCCATTGATACCGCCATTTCCTGATGGCTTGCAGACGATCTATCTTGGCCTTGGCTGTTTCTGGGGAGCTGAGCGGCTGTTCTGGCAACTACCCGGTGTTTATACAACGGCTGTTGGCTATGCCGGCGGTTACACGCCAAATCCGGGTTATGAAGAAGTCTGCACCGGAGCAACCGGACATACAGAAACGGTGATGGTGGTTTATGATCCTGAAAAGGTCACAACACAGGCGTTGCTAAAACGTTTCTGGGAATCCCATGATCCTACCCAGGGAATGAGGCAGGGTAATGATGTAGGTACTCAGTATCGTTCAGCCATTTATACGACCTCAGATGAACAGGCTGGATTGGCTGAAAGCTTAAGGAAAACATTCTCAAAGTCTCTGCGAGAACAGGGGTATTCAGAGGTTACGACAGAAATTCGAGAGGCCCCACCGTTCTATTACGCAGAAGAGTATCATCAGCAATATCTGGCAAAGAATCCCGCCGGTTACTGTGGCTTGCAAGGCACAGGCGTTTGTCTTGGTTAA
- a CDS encoding M23 family metallopeptidase, whose amino-acid sequence MHLATVFFLLLFSQIVNADGLQSQLTPGGILVGHASPGSRIVYGSQEVRVAKDGRFILGFGRDAELEQSYTEHFASGELKTFYLTLKPRKYDIQRLTGIARKYVSPDERVLSRIRREAEQVREARVPDTDLEDFFNGFGWPVKGRISGVYGSQRVYNGKPGRPHYGLDIAVPTGTPVAAPADGIVRLVDADLYYSGGTIIIDHGHGLFSSFLHLSKVSVKNGAAIKRGDIIGEVGATGRVTGAHLDWRYNWFDQRLDPALLTTGDG is encoded by the coding sequence ATGCATTTGGCTACCGTTTTTTTTCTTCTGCTGTTTTCTCAGATAGTGAATGCTGATGGCTTGCAGAGTCAGTTGACCCCCGGCGGCATTTTGGTTGGTCATGCATCCCCAGGGAGTCGGATTGTTTATGGCAGTCAGGAAGTCCGGGTAGCGAAAGATGGGCGCTTTATTCTTGGTTTCGGGCGTGATGCAGAGCTTGAGCAGTCCTATACAGAGCACTTTGCCAGTGGCGAACTGAAGACCTTTTATTTAACCCTTAAGCCACGGAAATATGATATTCAGCGATTGACAGGTATTGCCAGAAAATATGTATCGCCGGATGAGCGGGTGTTATCCCGTATCCGCAGAGAAGCTGAGCAGGTGCGTGAAGCCAGGGTGCCTGATACTGATCTGGAGGATTTTTTTAACGGCTTTGGCTGGCCGGTAAAAGGTCGCATCAGTGGCGTCTACGGCAGTCAGCGAGTGTATAACGGTAAACCGGGGCGCCCACACTATGGTCTGGATATTGCCGTACCCACCGGAACACCGGTTGCAGCCCCGGCTGATGGTATTGTGCGACTGGTTGATGCTGATCTTTACTATTCCGGGGGAACCATCATTATTGACCATGGCCACGGCCTTTTTTCCAGTTTTCTTCATCTCAGCAAAGTATCAGTCAAAAATGGCGCGGCCATCAAACGGGGAGACATCATCGGCGAAGTGGGTGCTACCGGGCGGGTTACCGGTGCACACCTGGACTGGCGTTACAACTGGTTTGACCAACGGCTGGACCCTGCTTTGCTAACCACCGGAGATGGTTAG